In Cheilinus undulatus linkage group 16, ASM1832078v1, whole genome shotgun sequence, one DNA window encodes the following:
- the LOC121523849 gene encoding oocyte zinc finger protein XlCOF6.1-like: protein MSGFQALSVFPDEVHQLSVNKEAACPEQQERSEHLKIKDESEKLWSNQEREQIQRLEDDIIRFTFVPVPVKEEDDEEEPQFSQHPQKQTKESARYFDPERDLQQHSEVKTEDSSDPETDDSADWTEMTEDQSGLNSVRESTKRRAKIQKKLYIYSECGNRFKGKMGMIRGMVVHTKNKPWCCSVCGQRFTQKGSMIAHMRIHTGEKPFVCSFCGQRFTRKGGLTVHLRIHTREKPFVCSYCGQRFTKKGTLTDHMRIHTGEKPFRCSSCSERFTQKEGLTRHMRIHTGEKPFVCSVCCHSFTQKGTLTDHMRIHTGEKPFVCSVCGQSFTQKRALTVHMRSHTGEKPFVCSVCGQSFTQNGSLTAHMRIHTGEKPFVCSVCGKRFTRQFLLTKHKENHNRENPFSHPQCGEKFTKK from the exons ATGTCCGGGTTTCAGGctctttcag tttttcctgaTGAGGTCCATCAGCTGTCAGTGAATAAAGAAGCGGCATGCCctgagcagcaggagaggagtGAGCATCTGAAAATTAAAGATGAATCTGAGAAACTGTGGAGCAATCAAGAGAGAGAGCAAATTCAGAGgcttgaagatgacatcatcaggttCACTTTTGTTCCTGTCCCTGTGAAGgaagaagatgatgaagaggaacCTCAGTTTTCACAGCATcctcaaaaacaaaccaaagagTCAGCCAGGTACTTTGATCCAGAGAGAGATTTACAACAACATTCTGAGGTCAAGACTGAAGACTCTTCTGATCCAGAGACTGATGACAGCGCTGATTGGACAGAGATGACAGAAGACCAGTCAGGTTTAAATTCAGTCAGGGAAAGCACAAAAAGGAGAGCAAAGATTCAAAAGAAATTGTATATCTACTCAGAGTGTGGAAATAGATTTAAGGGTAAAATGGGTATGATTAGAGGCATGGTTGTTCATACTAAAAACAAACCTTggtgctgctctgtgtgtggtcAGAGATTTACCCAAAAAGGAAGTATGATCGctcacatgagaattcacacaggagaaaaaCCATTTGTTTGCTCTTTTTGCGGTCAGAGATTTACCAGAAAAGGAGGTTTAACTGTTCACTTAAGAATTCACACAAGGGAGAAACCATTTGTCTGCTCTTATTGTGGGCAGAGATTTACTAAAAAAGGAACTCTAACTGatcacatgagaattcacacaggagagaaaccttttCGCTGCTCTAGTTGTAGTGAGAGATTTACCCAAAAGGAAGGTTTAACTCgtcacatgagaattcacactggagagaaaccatttgtCTGCTCTGTGTGTTGTCATAGCTTTACCCAAAAAGGAACTTTAACTGatcacatgagaattcacacaggagaaaaaccatttgtctgctctgtgtgtggtcAGAGTTTTACTCAAAAAAGAGCTTTAACTGTTCACATGAGAagtcacacaggagagaaaccatttgtctgctctgtgtgtggtcAGAGTTTTACTCAAAATGGAAGTTTAACTGctcacatgagaattcacacaggagagaaaccatttgtGTGCTCTGTGTGTGGCAAAAGATTCACCCGTCAATTTCTTTTAACCAAACATAAGGAAAATCATAACAGAGAAAACCCCTTCAGTCACCCTCAGTGTGGTgagaaatttacaaaaaaatga
- the LOC121523793 gene encoding gastrula zinc finger protein XlCGF57.1-like isoform X5: MSGFQALSVFPDEVHQLSVNKEAACPEQQEKSEHLKTVDEPEELWRNQENEQIHMLEDDVTKFTFVPVPVKSEDDDEEPQSLQHYEKQTEESARYFDPERDLQQHSEIKTEDSSDPETDDSADWREMTEHQSGLKSVRESTTTGAKIQKKLYIYSECGKRCKGELGVIRRMVFYTKEKPFPCTECGQRFTRKRNVTSHMRIHTGEKPFVCSECGQRFTHKTNLNIHMRIHTGEKPFVCSVCGKRFNCKERLTTHMVGHTKEKPFPCTECGKKFNRRDSMMRHMKSHKGVKPFVCSVCGKRFNCNGHLTSHMVVHTEENAFPCTQCGRKFNRKGSMMRHMRIHTGEKPFACSLCGKRFTNKVGLTAHMVVHSEEKAFPCTECGQRFTLKGNLTVHMRIHAGEKPFVCSVCCKRFTQRASLTRHMLIHTKEKPFKRGILMKMK; the protein is encoded by the coding sequence tttttcctgaTGAGGTCCATCAGCTGTCAGTGAATAAAGAAGCGGCATGCCCTGAGCAGCAGGAGAAGAGTGAGCATCTGAAAACTGTAGATGAACCTGAGGAACTGTGGCGCAATCAAGAGAACGAGCAAATTCACATGCTAGAAGATGACGTCACCAAGTTCACTTTTGTTCCTGTCCCTGTGAagagtgaagatgatgatgaggaaCCTCAGTCTTTACAGCATTATGAAAAACAAACCGAAGAGTCAGCCAGGTACTTTGATCCAGAGAGAGATTTACAACAACATTCTGAGATCAAGACCGAAGACTCTTCTGATCCAGAGACTGATGACAGCGCTGATTGGAGGGAGATGACAGAACACCAGTCAGGTTTAAAGTCAGTCAGGGAAAGCACAACAACAGGAGCAAAGATTCAAAAGAAACTGTACATCTACTCAGAGTGTGGAAAAAGATGTAAGGGTGAATTGGGTGTGATTAGACGCATGGTTTTTTATACCAAAGAAAAACCCTTCCCCTGCACTGAGTGTGGTCAGagatttacaagaaaaagaaatgtgaccTCTcatatgagaattcacacaggtgaaaaaccatttgtctgctctgagtgtggtcagAGATTTACCCACAAAACAAATTTGAATAttcacatgagaattcacacaggagagaaaccatttgtctgctctgtttgtggCAAAAGATTTAACTGTAAAGAACGTTTGACCACACACATGGTAGGTCATACCAAAGAAAAACCCTTCCCCTGCACTGAGTGTGGTAAGAAATTTAACCGTAGAGACAGTATGATGAGACACATGAAATCTCACAAAGGAGTCAAACCTTttgtctgctctgtgtgtggtaaaagatttaactGTAACGGGCATTTGACTTCACACATGGTAGTTCATACTGAAGAAAATGCCTTCCCCTGCACTCAGTGTGGTAGGAAATTTAACCGTAAAGGCAGTATGATGAgacacatgagaattcacacaggagagaaaccatttgcTTGCTCTCTGTGTGGCAAAAGATTTACCAATAAAGTAGGTTTGACTGCACACATGGTAGTTCATAGTGAAGAAAAAGCCTTCCCCTGCACTGAGTGTGGTCAGAGATTTACCCTGAAAGGAAATTTAACTGTTCACATGAGAATTCACGCAGGTGAGAAACCCTTTGTCTGCTCTGTGTGTTGCAAAAGATTTACCCAACGAGCAAGTTTGACCAGACATATGCTAATTCATACCAAAGAAAAACCATTCAAGCGAGGGATTCTCATGAAGATGAAGTAG
- the LOC121523793 gene encoding gastrula zinc finger protein XlCGF57.1-like isoform X4: MSGFQALSVFPDEVHQLSVNKEAACPEQQEKSEHLKTVDEPEELWRNQENEQIHMLEDDVTKFTFVPVPVKSEDDDEEPQSLQHYEKQTEESARYFDPERDLQQHSEIKTEDSSDPETDDSADWREMTEHQSGLKSVRESTTTGAKIQKKLYIYSECGKRCKGELGVIRRMVFYTKEKPFPCTECGQRFTRKRNVTSHMRIHTGEKPFVCSECGQRFTHKTNLNIHMRIHTGEKPFVCSVCGKRFNCKERLTTHMVGHTKEKPFPCTECGKKFNRRDSMMRHMKSHKGVKPFVCSVCGKRFNCNGHLTSHMVVHTEENAFPCTQCGRKFNRKGSMMRHMRIHTGEKPFACSLCGKRFTNKVGLTAHMVVHSEEKAFPCTECGQRFTLKGNLTVHMRIHAGEKPFVCSVCCKRFTQRASLTRHMLIHTKEKPFKRGILMKMK, translated from the exons ATGTCCGGGTTTCAGGctctttcag tttttcctgaTGAGGTCCATCAGCTGTCAGTGAATAAAGAAGCGGCATGCCCTGAGCAGCAGGAGAAGAGTGAGCATCTGAAAACTGTAGATGAACCTGAGGAACTGTGGCGCAATCAAGAGAACGAGCAAATTCACATGCTAGAAGATGACGTCACCAAGTTCACTTTTGTTCCTGTCCCTGTGAagagtgaagatgatgatgaggaaCCTCAGTCTTTACAGCATTATGAAAAACAAACCGAAGAGTCAGCCAGGTACTTTGATCCAGAGAGAGATTTACAACAACATTCTGAGATCAAGACCGAAGACTCTTCTGATCCAGAGACTGATGACAGCGCTGATTGGAGGGAGATGACAGAACACCAGTCAGGTTTAAAGTCAGTCAGGGAAAGCACAACAACAGGAGCAAAGATTCAAAAGAAACTGTACATCTACTCAGAGTGTGGAAAAAGATGTAAGGGTGAATTGGGTGTGATTAGACGCATGGTTTTTTATACCAAAGAAAAACCCTTCCCCTGCACTGAGTGTGGTCAGagatttacaagaaaaagaaatgtgaccTCTcatatgagaattcacacaggtgaaaaaccatttgtctgctctgagtgtggtcagAGATTTACCCACAAAACAAATTTGAATAttcacatgagaattcacacaggagagaaaccatttgtctgctctgtttgtggCAAAAGATTTAACTGTAAAGAACGTTTGACCACACACATGGTAGGTCATACCAAAGAAAAACCCTTCCCCTGCACTGAGTGTGGTAAGAAATTTAACCGTAGAGACAGTATGATGAGACACATGAAATCTCACAAAGGAGTCAAACCTTttgtctgctctgtgtgtggtaaaagatttaactGTAACGGGCATTTGACTTCACACATGGTAGTTCATACTGAAGAAAATGCCTTCCCCTGCACTCAGTGTGGTAGGAAATTTAACCGTAAAGGCAGTATGATGAgacacatgagaattcacacaggagagaaaccatttgcTTGCTCTCTGTGTGGCAAAAGATTTACCAATAAAGTAGGTTTGACTGCACACATGGTAGTTCATAGTGAAGAAAAAGCCTTCCCCTGCACTGAGTGTGGTCAGAGATTTACCCTGAAAGGAAATTTAACTGTTCACATGAGAATTCACGCAGGTGAGAAACCCTTTGTCTGCTCTGTGTGTTGCAAAAGATTTACCCAACGAGCAAGTTTGACCAGACATATGCTAATTCATACCAAAGAAAAACCATTCAAGCGAGGGATTCTCATGAAGATGAAGTAG
- the LOC121523808 gene encoding gastrula zinc finger protein XlCGF57.1-like has product MSGFQALSVFPDEVHQLSANKEAACPEQQDRSEHLKIKDEPEELWSNQENEQIHRLEDDIIKFTFVPVPVKSENDEEEPQSSQHYQNQSKESARYFDPERDLQQHSEVKTEDSSDPETDDSADWREMTEHQSGLKSDEESTKPGAKIPKKLYIYSECGERLKGEMGVIRRMVVHTTEKPFSCSECGWRFTQKGNLTDHMRVHTGEKPFVCSVCDKRFNCNGNLTSHMIVHTEEKAFPCTECGKKFNRKDSMTRHIRSHKGVKPFVCSECGQRFTLKGGLNVHMRIHTGQKPFVCSVCGKRFNLNWHLTSHMIVHTGEKPFPCTECGKRFSRRDIMMRHLRSHKGVKPFVCSVCGKRFNCEGHLTSHMAVHTGEKAFACTECGKKFNRRGNLTVHMRIHTGEKPFACSLCGKRFTNKVGLTAHMVVHTEEKPFPCTECGQRFNLKGNLTVHMRIHAGEKPFVCSVCCKRFTQQASLTRHMLIHTKEKPFRRVILMKMK; this is encoded by the coding sequence tttttcctgaTGAGGTCCATCAGCTGTCAGCGAATAAAGAGGCGGCATGCCCTGAGCAGCAGGACAGGAGTGAGCATCTGAAAATTAAAGATGAACCTGAGGAACTGTGGAGCAATCAAGAGAACGAACAAATTCACAGGCtagaagatgacatcatcaagtTCACTTTTGTTCCTGTCCCTGTGAAGAGTGAAAATGATGAAGAGGAACCTCAGTCTTCACAGCATTATCAAAACCAATCCAAAGAGTCAGCCAGGTACTTTGATCCAGAGAGAGATTTACAACAACATTCTGAGGTCAAGACTGAAGACTCTTCTGATCCAGAGACTGATGACAGCGCTGATTGGAGGGAGATGACAGAACACCAGTCAGGTTTAAAGTCAGATGAGGAAAGCACAAAACCGGGAGCAAAGATTCCAAAAAAATTGTATATCTACTCAGAGTGTGGAGAAAGATTGAAGGGTGAAATGGGTGTGATTAGACGCATGGTTGTTCATACCACagaaaaacccttcagctgctctgagtgtggttgGAGATTTACCCAAAAAGGAAATTTAACTGATCACATGAGAGttcacacaggtgagaaaccATTTGTTTGCTCTGTTTGTGACAAAAGATTTAACTGTAACGGGAATTTGACTTCACACATGATAGTTCATACTGAAGAAAAAGCCTTCCCATGCACTGAGTGTGGTAAGAAATTTAACCGTAAAGACAGTATGACGAGACACATAAGATCTCACAAAGGAGTAAAAccttttgtctgctctgagtgtggtcagAGATTTACATTAAAAGGAGGTTTAAATGttcacatgagaattcacacaggacagaaaccatttgtctgctctgtttgtggCAAAAGATTTAACTTAAACTGGCATTTGACTTCACACATGATAGTTCATACAGGAGAAAAACCCTTCCCCTGCACTGAGTGTGGTAAGAGATTTTCCCGTAGAGACATTATGATGAGACATCTGAGATCTCACAAAGGAGTAAAACCTTttgtctgctctgtgtgtggtaaACGATTTAACTGTGAAGGACATTTGACTTCACACATGGCAGTTCATACTGGAGAAAAAGCCTTCGCCTGCACTGAGTGTGGTAAGAAATTTAACCGTAGAGGAAATTTAACTGttcacatgagaattcacacgGGAGAGAAACCATTTGCTTGCTCTCTGTGTGGCAAAAGATTTACCAATAAAGTAGGTTTGACCGCACACATGGTAGTTCATACTGAAGAAAAACCCTTCCCCTGCACTGAGTGTGGTCAGAGATTTAACCTGAAAGGAAATTTAACTGTTCACATGAGAATTCACGCAGGTGAGAAACCCTTTGTCTGCTCTGTGTGTTGCAAAAGATTTACCCAACAAGCAAGTTTGACCAGACATATGCTAATTCATACCAAAGAAAAACCCTTCAGGCGTGTGATTCTCATGAAGATGAAGTAA